In uncultured Desulfovibrio sp., a single window of DNA contains:
- the rplV gene encoding 50S ribosomal protein L22, which translates to MESKAIAKFQRVSPRKTRLVAKNVQGLGVEEAMNLLRFTPNKPAGVLFGVLKSALANASQLGGVDVDAMVVKEIVVNEGPTWKRFMPRAQGRATKIHKRTSHITVILAEGQE; encoded by the coding sequence ATGGAATCTAAAGCTATTGCAAAATTCCAGCGCGTTTCGCCGCGCAAGACCCGTCTTGTGGCCAAGAACGTGCAGGGTCTTGGAGTGGAGGAGGCTATGAACCTTCTGCGCTTCACGCCCAACAAGCCCGCTGGCGTGCTTTTCGGCGTGCTCAAGAGCGCGTTGGCCAATGCCTCGCAGCTGGGCGGCGTTGATGTGGATGCCATGGTGGTGAAGGAAATCGTGGTGAACGAAGGCCCCACCTGGAAGCGCTTTATGCCCCGGGCTCAGGGCCGGGCGACCAAGATTCACAAGCGCACCAGCCACATCACCGTTATACTCGCAGAAGGGCAGGAATAG
- the rpsC gene encoding 30S ribosomal protein S3 translates to MGQKVHPFGFRLGYNKNWQSRWFSKKDYPAFVYEDSKIRAFVKKLLFHAGVSKIEIERAGGKVRLILSTARPGIVIGRKGVEIEKLRNDLRQKFGREFSLEVNEIRRPEVDAQLVAENIAQQLERRVAFRRAMKRTVSMARKFGGEGIKVTCAGRLAGAEIARTEWYRDGRVPLQTLRADIDYGFAEAHTTYGIIGVKVWIYKGEILDKEVDQ, encoded by the coding sequence ATGGGTCAGAAAGTACATCCGTTCGGGTTCCGGCTTGGGTATAACAAGAATTGGCAGTCCCGCTGGTTCAGCAAGAAGGACTACCCTGCCTTTGTCTATGAAGACAGCAAAATCCGCGCGTTCGTGAAGAAGCTCCTGTTTCATGCCGGGGTTTCCAAGATCGAGATCGAACGTGCCGGCGGCAAGGTACGGCTTATCCTTTCCACCGCTCGCCCCGGTATTGTTATCGGCCGCAAGGGTGTGGAAATCGAAAAGCTTCGCAACGATCTTCGTCAGAAGTTCGGCCGCGAGTTCTCTCTTGAAGTGAACGAAATTCGTCGCCCCGAAGTGGACGCCCAGCTGGTGGCCGAGAACATCGCCCAGCAGCTCGAGCGCCGCGTGGCCTTCCGGCGCGCCATGAAGCGTACCGTGTCCATGGCCCGCAAGTTTGGCGGCGAAGGCATCAAGGTAACCTGCGCCGGACGTCTGGCCGGTGCAGAAATCGCCCGTACCGAATGGTACCGCGATGGCCGAGTGCCCTTGCAGACCCTGCGTGCCGACATTGACTACGGTTTTGCCGAAGCGCACACCACCTACGGCATCATTGGTGTCAAGGTGTGGATCTATAAGGGTGAAATCCTTGACAAAGAGGTTGATCAGTAA
- the rplW gene encoding 50S ribosomal protein L23: METTSVLLKPLLTEKTTLIKDEAQQVAFMVHTLANKLEIKLAVEKAFDVKVEAVNVVRRAPMNRERQGRVVGRKPGWKKAYVTLRQGDKIEFFEGV, encoded by the coding sequence ATGGAAACTACTTCTGTTCTGCTCAAGCCCCTGCTGACCGAAAAGACGACCTTGATCAAGGACGAAGCCCAGCAGGTGGCCTTTATGGTTCACACCCTGGCCAACAAGCTTGAAATCAAGCTGGCCGTGGAAAAGGCTTTTGATGTTAAAGTGGAAGCCGTCAACGTTGTGCGCCGCGCCCCCATGAACAGGGAGCGTCAGGGTCGCGTTGTAGGCCGTAAGCCCGGCTGGAAGAAAGCGTATGTTACGCTGCGCCAGGGCGATAAAATTGAGTTCTTCGAGGGAGTGTAA
- the rplB gene encoding 50S ribosomal protein L2 — translation MAVRKLKPTSAGRRFQTVSDFEEITRTRPEKSLTEGLTKKAGRNNLGRVTSRRRGGGVKRLYRIIDFKRDKAGVEATVAHIEYDPNRTARIALLHYSDGEKRYILAPVGLKQGDKIMSGINERNGVVADIKPGNALQMARIPVGTIVHNIELYPGKGGQMCRAAGTYAQLVAKESNYALLRLPSGEVRKVLATCVATVGQVGNVHHETISLGKAGRNRWLGRRPKVRGVAMNPIDHPLGGGEGRSSGGRHPVSPWGMPAKGYKTRDKKKASSRLIIKRRGQK, via the coding sequence ATGGCTGTCCGCAAGCTGAAACCGACCTCCGCGGGGCGTCGCTTCCAGACGGTTTCCGACTTTGAGGAAATCACCCGGACGCGCCCTGAGAAGTCGCTCACTGAAGGCCTCACCAAGAAGGCCGGTCGCAACAATCTGGGTCGAGTCACCAGCCGCCGTCGCGGTGGTGGTGTCAAGCGTCTGTACCGTATCATCGATTTCAAGCGCGACAAGGCTGGCGTTGAAGCCACTGTTGCGCACATTGAATACGATCCCAACCGTACCGCCCGTATCGCGCTGCTCCATTATTCGGACGGCGAAAAGCGCTACATCCTCGCTCCGGTTGGCTTGAAACAGGGTGACAAGATCATGTCCGGCATCAACGAGCGCAATGGCGTCGTGGCCGACATCAAGCCCGGCAATGCTTTGCAGATGGCCCGCATCCCTGTGGGTACCATTGTGCACAACATTGAGCTTTACCCCGGCAAGGGCGGCCAGATGTGCCGCGCCGCCGGTACCTATGCCCAGCTGGTCGCCAAGGAAAGCAACTATGCCCTGCTGCGTCTGCCCTCGGGCGAAGTGCGCAAGGTGCTTGCTACCTGCGTGGCTACTGTGGGTCAGGTGGGCAACGTGCATCACGAAACCATCTCTCTGGGCAAAGCTGGCCGCAACCGCTGGCTGGGTCGTCGTCCCAAGGTTCGCGGCGTTGCCATGAACCCGATCGACCACCCCCTGGGCGGTGGCGAAGGCAGAAGCTCTGGTGGCCGTCATCCTGTGTCGCCTTGGGGTATGCCTGCCAAGGGTTACAAGACCCGCGACAAGAAGAAGGCCTCTTCCCGGCTGATCATCAAACGCCGCGGCCAGAAGTAG
- the rpsS gene encoding 30S ribosomal protein S19 yields the protein MPRSLKKGPFVDGHLMRKVDSTVANSDRRVVKTWSRRSTILPEMVGLTFAVHNGKKFVPVFVTENMVGHKLGEFSPTRTFHGHAADKKAKAGKK from the coding sequence ATGCCGAGATCGTTGAAAAAAGGGCCGTTTGTTGACGGCCATCTGATGAGAAAGGTCGACAGCACCGTGGCCAACAGCGACCGCCGTGTAGTCAAGACCTGGTCGCGCCGCTCGACCATCCTGCCCGAAATGGTGGGACTGACCTTTGCGGTGCACAATGGCAAGAAGTTCGTGCCGGTGTTCGTTACCGAAAACATGGTTGGCCACAAGCTGGGTGAATTCTCGCCCACTCGTACCTTCCATGGGCATGCCGCCGACAAAAAGGCCAAGGCCGGCAAGAAGTAG